Within the Candidatus Saccharibacteria bacterium oral taxon 488 genome, the region AGCTTGACCCAGATTCGGCTGAGGGCAGCGATTTTTGCCGGACATACGACATCGTTGAATACCCGACTGTTATCGCGCTGAGCGCTGATAGCCAGATGCAGAACATGTGGCGCGGATTACCGCTACCGACGATTAGTGAGGTGAGTTTTTATGTTTGACATGCTGCGTAAGTGGCTCTCGAACAAAGATTCAAAACGCCGGCAGTTCGCAGCATTAGCGCTGCTGCTCGGCAGCAGTTTGGGTTTGTTGGCCTCATTTGTACTGTCGATCGAGGCGCTGACGCTTGCTAAAAATTCGCATGCTGCATTGAACTGCGACTTGAATTCGGTGATAAGCTGTTCGGCGGTGGCAAACCATTGGTCGGCGACACTACTCGGCTTTCCTAATAGTTTTATTGGTATGATGACGCTGCCGGTGATGGTGACAATTGCGGTGGCGCTGCTAGCGGGCACGAAGTTTCCGAAGTGGTTTATGTGGGGCGCGCAGCTTGGCGCGGTGGCGGGCCTTCTGTTTGCTGGTTGGATGTTTTATATGAGTTATGTTGAGATTGGTGCGTTGTGTCCGTGGTGTTTGACGCTGGATGCGGGTATGCTGCTGGTCTGTTACGGACTGACTAGATATAATGTGGTGACTAGGATGGTTGGCGGTAGGCGTATGAGAAAATTTGTCGACCGGGGATTTGACACGTTCCTGTTGGCGCTAGTGACCGTTGTGATCGTTGTTGTTATTTTAGCAACATTTGGGCGTGAGCTATTTGCATAAATTAAGAGTAGGCGTATTGAATAATGGAGCTGGTATCCGTATACTGGGCATATGAAGAAAAATTTTCTCATTAGAGCGTTTTTGGGTGTTACCATTGTGTCGCTCGGCGGGATTTTGCTGCTGCGGAATCTCGGAGTTATTACCTTTAATAGCTGGCCCCTGTTTTGGGGTGCTTTTTGGGCCTTTGCTGGCTTATTGATACTATTATTCAGTTATCGCAGACCGATAGACTGGGTGTGGGGGCTGTTATTGATAGCTGTTGGCGTGTTGATCGGGCTGAGTGCTTATGGTGTAATTAATATTGGTACGTGGAAATCATTCTGGCCGGTAATACTGATTGCTATTGGTTTGTCGGTCGTGTTTGGTATTGGTTCAGGCCGTCGGCAGCCTAAAAAGCGGGTGGCTGATGATGGTGATAGTGAAAAAGTTGCAATTTTTTACGGTGAAGAATCGCGGGTGAAAGGCGATTATACTGGCGGCTCGGTGACAGCGGTATTTGGCGGCGTAGATTTGGATTTGCGCCAGGCGAAGATCAAGGATGGTGCAGTCATCGACGTCTTTACCTTTTGTGGCGGCGCCAGTATTAGTTTGCCTGACGACGTGATTGTCAAAAATGAGGTGCGTGGTGTTTTGGGTGGCAGTGAGAATAAAACTGCGCCGAAGTCTTCCGCCAAAAAGACGATCTACCTAAAGGGTGAATGCGTCTTGGGTGGTCTGGAAATTAAATAATCTCTTGGGATTTTAGTAAAAACGCGCTACAATTGTCGTAGGGCGTTTTTGCGTGTGCTGGGTAGTAGTCTTGGCGACATTAGCGCGAAATGAGCGGCTATCAACCGCGAAGCCTGCGGGAAGAAATTGGCTTTTTATCAGCTGAGATTAGACCCCGCCGCGACTCGCTGCGACAAAGTGACGATTGAGCGCTAAAAGAGTGCGTGGATGCCGGTCAACTCGGCAAAACCCACGGAAGAATCACTTCTTTTGGAATCGAGATGGTACCGTCCGCTTGAAACACCTCCAGCGGATTCTCGAAGTCAGAAGAGGTGATTTTATTTTATATAAGGAGTAGTATGCCGATACCAGCCTACAAGTCAGCCTTGCAGCACGCCATTCGCCACGAGTGTGCGGCGCTGTGGCCACTGCTCGAGGCAGCCGCTCCCTGGGCGGATGAGCTGGTGATTCCGGGGCAGATAAAAGGCACGATGATGAATCCTCACCAGCTAGCCAGCTATCTACTGGGGTGGGCTACCACGGTGCTAGAGTGGGGTAGTGCATATCATCAGACTCATACGGTGCCGACGATTATTACCACTGGCTATGGTGCGGTAGCGCAAAAGTTCTATATGCAATATGCTGATATAGCGTATAGTGCCGTACTGACAAAGCTTGATGAAACGGTGGCAGCGATTGACCAACTGATCGAGCAGACATCAGAAGACGACCTCTACCGCGTCGTATGGTATCGGACGAAGACGAGCGGACGAGAGTATACTATGGCACGGATAATTGAGCTCAACACAGTCGCGCCATTGCGAAATGCACACGGTAGGTTGCGCAAGGCTATGGAGGAGAGAGGATGAGCATGCAACAAAACGCAGCTTTGCCTAAAAGAATCATTACGTTATGTGGATCGATTAAATTCATTGATGTAATGACGAGCGTGGCTGAGCAATTGGAGCTGGCTGGTTTTGAAGTGTTGCGACCGGTGGCGTCTGGTGAGCCGGAATTTACGGTGGATGTTGAGCGTGCGAAAGCGATCCGTCATCGTTTAATTAAACAACATTTGGCAAAAATCGATCAGTCGGTGGCAGTTTTGGTAGTTAATCCACCAAAAAATCAAGTTGATAATTATATTGGTGTGAGTACGCTGGGTGAGATGATGTATGCGTTTGGTACAAATAAGCCGATTTTTATCTTGAATCAGTTACCAACGGAACTTGATTACGCAGTGGATTTAGCGGCGCTAGAGCCGATCGAATTAAACGGTGATTTAACGAAAATAACAACTAATTTGGGGGCTTGCCGTGGCTAGTTCTCAAGCATTTATCGAATATTTCAAAGAGCAATTGACGGCGAGTGGCGCTGGTGAGATTTATTGTCGTAAAATGTTTGGTGATTATGGTGTTTATTGCGACGGTGTATTTTTTGCGTTGGTTTGTGACGATACCTTTTTTATTAAAATAACAGAAGCTGGCAAGGTGATTTTGGGTAAAAATTATTCGACTGGACTAGCTTATAGTGGCGCCAAAATGCCGATGTTTAAAATTGATGATTTTGAAGATTATGATTTAATGCGCCAATTAATTCAAGTAACTTGTGCCGAGTTAATAAAGAAAGGTAAGGGCAAAAAATGAAGCAAGAAATAATTTCACAAGATCCAGATCTAAAGGTGTCAGTCCTAAAAACCTCCTTTGTCTATCGGAATCAGGTAATTCAAGCAGAATGGTTTGATGTTGACGACAAGACAGTGATTCCCGATTTACCATGGCAACAGATTTATGTGATTGGTGATCTTGATGGCAAGGTACCGTTGGTTTATTACGCACATGGTAGGGAAAATTTACCTGGTGGGCATACTGAGCCAGGCGAAACCCTCGAACAAACATTATGTCGTGAAGTACAAGAAGAGCTAAATGTGCGAGTGGCTGAGTGGAGACCGATTGGTTATCAAGTTTTAACCAATCCTGACGGTAGAATAGATCATCAATTTCGGGCAGTGGCGAAGCTTGAGAAGTTAGGTGAATTTGCAGGTGATGTCGGTGGCTCGGTGATTGGCTATCGCTTGGTGGATATCGATGAAGTGAATCAACGGATTGGTTATGGTGATATTGGGGAGCGTATGATAGCACGCGCAAAGAACATACTAAAATCAATGGTGATTGTGCGTGACAGGATATTTAAAAAGAATATAAAAGGTTAAATAAAGGAGATAATATGAAATTCAAACACGGCACTCGCCGCCGAGCGGCAGAATATGAAAAAGATTGGGTGCAGCACTGGAAGGACGACGATACATTCAATAAATCGGTTGAAAATCGGCCAGCTAATAATTCCTGGGTGTTTTATGACGGACCACCGTTTTTGACTGGTACGCCGCATCATGGGCATTTGTTGGTGAGCACTGTTAAGGACACGATGGGTCGCTTCCATACCATGAAGGGTCAGCGAGTTGAGCGCCGCTGGGGCTGGGATTGTCATGGACTACCAGCTGAGGTGTACGTTGAGAAAACGCTGGGAATTTCTAATAAAAAAGAAATTGGCGCGAAAATTAGTGTGTCGGATTATGTGAAGGAATGCCGTGCGGCTATGGTGCGAACTGGCACTGAGTGGGAAGACACAATTGAGCGAATCGGTCGCTGGGTTGAGTTTAAGGGTGCTTATAAAACCATGGACAATAATTACATGGAATCGGTTTGGTGGGCGTTTAAGAAGCTCTATGAAGAGGGTAAGATTTATGAGGGCGAAAAAATATTAATTTATTGTACTAAGGATGCCACGCCAATTTCTAAGAGTGAGGTAGCGATGGAGAACAGCTACCAGATGGATACCGACCCAAGCTTGTTTGTCTATTTTAAGCTGGAAGATGAAGATGAATATTTGCTTGCCTGGACGACGACGCCGTGGACCTTGCCGGCGAATATGGTGGCGGCAATCAACCAGGATGTTGATTATTCATTAGTGGCGTACGGCGATAAGAAATTCTATATCGCAAGTGATGCTATCGAAAGAGTTATGACCGATGAAAAACATCAACCGCTTGAATATTCAATTGTCAAAACGATAAAAGGTGCGGAATTGGTGGGCAAGCGATTTGAGCCGCTGTTTGAAAATCGCGGTCCAAATGCTCATAAAGTGCTGCATGCTGATTTCGTGACGACCGATGACGGTACAGGACTGGTGCACATTGCGCCGGCTTATGGCGAAGACGATTACGAACTATGCCGCAAGTATGACGTACCGGTGTTGTCGCTGGTGGATGGTGATGGCAACTATACTGAGGGCAGGTGGCTCGGTCGTAATATTTGGGAGGTCAATAAAGAGATTGCCAAGACATTGTTGGAGGAAGGCCGAGCGCTGAAAATTGACTATATTCGCCATGAGTATCCGCATTGTCACCGCTGCGGCACAAAACTGATGTATCGAGCGCATCCGAGCTGGTTCATGGATATTCAAAGTCAGAAAAAAGAAATGCTAGAGGCAAATGAACAGACTCATTGGACTCCAGATAATCTGCGGACGGGGCGATTTCATAATATTATAGAGCAGGCGCCGGATTGGAATTTGAGCCGTGATCGCTATTGGGCAACGCCGATTCCAGTGTGGAAAGGCGTCAAGAATGACGGCACGGAAGTTGTCAAAGTGATTGGTAGTTTTGCGGAATTTGAAGAGCTGACGGGGCGTAGGCTAGATGATTATCATTTGCCGCAAGTGATGGACGTGACGTTTGAGTGTGATGGAGTGGAAATGCGGCATATCGGTAAGGTGCTCGACTGCTGGTTTGAGTCTGGCTCAATGCCGTTTGCTCAGTTCCATTATCCGTTTGAAAACAAGGAAAAATTTGAAGCGAGTTTTCCAGCCGATTTTATCATTGAAGCGATTGATCAGACCCGTGGTTGGTTTTATAGTTTGACAGCGGTCAATGTGGCATTATTCGGTAAATCGCCGTGGAAGAATTTGATTTGTACTGGATTCATCAACGCGGCAGACGGCAAAAAGATGAGTAAGAAGTTAAAAAACTACACCGATCCGATGGAATTAATGGATAAAACGTCGGCTGATAGTTTCCGTTTTCTCATGCTATCTAGTCCGCTGACAAATGGCGAGAACTTTGCGCTAGCGGATAAGGATGTCATGGATGTAGCGCGCAAGCTCAGTATGATCTGGAATATGTATGATTTCTTCACGATGTACGCTGAGGTCGATGGCTGGGAATTTTACGGCGAGCTGAAAGATCCGCTGGGCGAGTTGACTAATCCGTTGGATATTTGGATTGTTAGCCGCTTACATCAATTGGTGACGGATGTTGAAAAGGGTCTTGATGATTACAATTTACAAGATGCCACTAAGCCGATTTTGCCATTCCTCGACGACGCTTCCAACTGGTACGTGCGCCGCAGTCGCCGCCGTTTCTGGAAGTCTGAAGACGATGGCGACAAGAACGATGCTTACCGGACGCTACATTATGTACTGGTACGTTTGAGTTACATTTTGGCGCCGTTTACGCCGTTTTTGGCCGAGGAATTGTATCATAATTTGACGGGTGATAACGAGTCGATTCATTTGAAGGATTGGCTGCCAGCTGGTGCGGTGGATGAGCAGGTTCTAGCCGATATGTCCCGTACGCGTGAATTGATCAACAATGGTCTTAGTTTGCGTATGAAGCAAGATGAGCATCAAGCATCAATTAAGGTTCGCCAACCGCTGCAGTTTGCGGCATATGCGGGTGCGAAATTGGCTGAGTATTACGAGCAGATTATGGCCGAGGAGCTAAATGTTAAGGAAATTCGCTGGATTGAGAATTTAGACGAGCACTTGGCGGACTATGATGTGACCGAGGGCGCGATCAAGCCAGAGAGTTGGATCGAAATTAGCAAGCACTTAACGCCCGAGCTCAAACGCGAAGGTTTGATGCGAGAAGTCATTCGCCACGTCCAAAGCGCGCGCAAGAAGGCGGGATTGCAAGTGGACGATCGGATTATACTACAGCTGACGACGAATGACGAGCAGCTCCGCCAAGCGATCGATGAGCATGCTGAGGCGATTGCTACTGAGACGCTGGCGGTGTTTGGCGAGGTACATGACAATCAGTCGACAGCGACGGTTGAAGGGGCTAAGCTCGAGATTGCTCTTGCTGTTGTAAAATAGTCATCACGATAAAAGTTGCGACCTCAAAATTGATGCACGGCGAGCGTTTTCTTGGTCTCGCACTGATCGGACATTCATGACCTTGGCGATCGCCATACAACGCGGTACAATGGGTCTATGTGTAATCTAGCAGTTCTCAGTCAGTTACTCTTTTTTGCGCGAGCTGGTGGTGGCGGGTCAAGTTCTGGCGGCGGCGGTGGCGTTGCCCTTTTCGGGATACCGATGGTAATTGCAATTTCGGTAAGTGGTTTTGTGAAAAAAACTACCCAGTCAAAGATGGCCGCCATAGCGGTCGGGTTTTTGGCCGGCCTACTCGCCAGCTTGTTCTACCTACTCGGCGGTGTTGTTATTTTTATCCTGGTGGCCATCTCGGCATTGGTCGGTGCGATTATCGGGGCATTTACAGATAAGATCAGCCGTTTTCGCAAAGGCAGCGAGGCTGCAAAACAGGCCGTTCAGCAAGCAGCTACCCAGGACAGCGCCTGGAACGAGCAGGGTATTGTCAATTATGCAACGACGGTGTTTAATCGGTTTCAGTATGATTGGGAGCGGATGGATTTGCCGTCAATTCAGCAGTACGTCACGCCGAATTATGCGCGGCACATCGGACTAATGTTGTATGCCCTACAACAGATGGGGCGAGTCAATCGCATGAAGAATGTGGCGGTCAGTGAAGCGATTATCACCCGGGCGTATGATGATGCGAATGATCAGAATGACCGAGTAAGTGTGAGTTTTGTTGCCTCGGCAAATGATGAGCTGGTTGACGTGGCGAGTGATGCGGTGCTACATCGTGATACGGGCGAGTTTGGTGAGCAGTGGAACTTTGTGCGCTCGGGTGATGGCTGGCTACTAGATAGTATTGATCAGGAAACGGAAGATCCCGCACAGCTTGTTGCCTCTATGCAGCAGTTTGCAGCGCAATACGACATGTATTTCAGTCCGGATTGGGGGCGGTTACTGCTACCAACTCGCGGTGAATTATTCAAGGGCGGCTTTAAGGGTACCGACATCAATAACCACATCATTGGGTTCTGGACGGGTAATTTATTGGTGCAGCTATACACCTATGTGGCTGACGCTTCAAATACCGATTCGGCGGCTACGTACATTATCGGGCAGGTTAATTTGCTAAAGTCGTATGGTGGGATTTTAGTGGAGCGTCGGGATTCGCGCTTCCTGAAGCGGTTCAGAGCGCCGTCGGGTTATAAAAAAGTAGAACTGGAGTGGGGTGACTTTAACAAGCGCTACCAAGTCTACGCCACCGATGAGAACCAGGTGACGAGCTTTGAGCTGCTCAATCCAAGTTTCATGGCCTGGTTGTACGATCAAGACATTAAGGTTAATATTGAGGTGGTAGATAATATTGTTTATCTCTATGCCAAAATTTCCACTGGCGAGATGCGCTACGGGGAGATGATGGATATTTTGCAGAAATCACATAAAGAACTCAAGATGTAAGGAGGAAATATGATTACCAAAGCTATTATTCCGGTCGCTGGTTGGGGTACACGGATGCTGCCAATCACCAAATCGATTGAAAAGTGTATGCTGCCGATTGGCAATCGACCGCTGATTGATTACGTGGTGCAGGACTGTTTGGCGGCCGGCGTGCGCGAGCTGATTTTTGTGGTTGGCGAGCAGAGTTCACAGTTAGAGAGCTATTATCGGAGCAATATTTTGCTCAACGATTATTTGCGGAGCCGGGGTAAGGATGACAAGTTGGCTCTGGTGGCGCCGATCGATGCGAAGCTTCACTTTGTGACGCAACCGAGCTACGGCAAGTATGGCTCAGCAGTGCCAGTGGCCTTGGCGGCGGACTATCTCGAGGATGGCGAATCGGCAGTGGTGCTGATGGGTGATGACTTTATGTATAATGCCGATGGCTCAAGCGAAGTGGCACGGCTGTTGGCAGCAACGCCAGACGGTCAGTGTAGTCTGCTGGCCCAGGAAGTGCCGGGTGATGACATTAGTCGGTACGGGGCGATTGTAATGGATGAAGACGGCAATTTTGTAGAGATCGTGGAAAAGCCAAAGCCAGAAGAGGCGCCGAGCCACTTTGCCAACATCGGTAAATACGTCCTCACCAAACAAGTTATCCAGTCTTGTGCTGATGTTGAAATATCGCCGCGCGGCGAGTATGAGTTGACCGATGCAGTCAGTAATTATGCTCGGGCCGGCGGTGTCGTCAAGGTTGTGCCAGCGGTAGGTATGCATTTGGACGGTGGTAATGTCGAGGGCTGGTTGCACGCAAACAATGTGGTGTGCGGTCGGTCGGGGTCGTGTTCGAGTTGACATTGATACTCCGGACGGTGTAGCTGTCGGTGGGATAATTGAAGCTGGCAGTAGCCTTGATTTACCACTGTGTCTCTGGTACAATAGAACGGATTGAAAACTAATTTTTAAGGAACGAAATGAAAGCAGTCGTAAAAATCTCTGGCAAACAATACATTGTCAGCGAAAAAGAGTCCCTCTTGGTGGATCTCCTCCCTGAAGGCACAAAAGAACTCACTCTCGACGCACTTTTAGTGATTGATGGTGATAAAACAACAGTTGGTACACCAACCGTAAAAGGTGTGGTAGTGAAGGCAAAAGTTGCTGAAGCAGAAGTCAAGGGCGACAAAATCCGCGTCATCCGCTACAAGAGCAAAAAACGCGTTCACAAAGAAACGGGTCATCGCCAGAAGTACACCAGGATTGAGATTACCTCGATCAAATAACCGATGAATTAGCATACCGCCCCGTGATGAGGGCGGTATTTTTATGGCCGAAACTATGGTACAATGAGGTAAGCAGAAGGGGTATCGATGACGAAGATTATTGCGGTGACAAATCAAAAGGGCGGCGTCGGCAAGACGACGACTTCAATCAATGTGGCATATTTTTTGGCAAAAGCCGGTAAGCGGACGCTGATCGTTGACTTTGATCCGCAGGGTAATGCCACCAGCGGCCTTGGCATTGATAAGCAAGAGCTGGGCATAACGATGACCGAGGTAGTGACTGGTCAGGCAGCCTTGAATAATATAATTATTCAGACCGACATCAAGAATCTATCGATCGCACCAGCCACGTCGCACTTAGCAAATACCGAGGTTGAGTTGGCCCAAGCCGAGGGGCGGTTTGTGCGGCTGCGCCAGGCGCTGGCGAGCCTCGCTGGGTATGATTATGTGATCATTGATAGTCCGCCGAGTCTGAGTCTGCTGACCGTGAATGGGCTGATCGCAGCGCAGTACGTCCTATTGCCGGTGCAGGCAGAGTTTTATGCACTCGAGGGGCTGGGGCAACTGATGGAGACGATGAAGTTGGTTCGCAAGGGGCTCAATCCGCATCTGCGCTTGCTCGGCGTGGTGACCACCATGGTTGATTCGCGAACGACTCTATCGAGCCAGGTGTACGATGAAATTAAAAAGCATTTTGCCGATACGATTTTCAAGACGACGATTCCGCGTAATATTCGCCTCGCTGAGGCACCAAGTCATGGCGTGCCGGTTGGTGTGTACGATCGTTTCTCAAAGGGATCGCGGGCCTACCACGCACTGACCAAAGAAATTATCGAGAGGATTGAAGGATGAAAAAGGGACTTGGGCGGGGGTTTGATTCGCTGATACCGACAAATTTGTTTGACGAGGCTTTTGACCCGACGGCTGGTCAAGATGCGACAATGTCGCAATTACGCCAGATACCGATTACCGATATTACTCCAGATCCAGATCAGCCGCGGCGGTTCTTTGATGAGGAGGCACTGCGTGAACTGGCCGATTCGATTCGTCGGCATGGCGTGGTGCAGCCGATCGTCGTAACGCCACATGGGGCGCAGTTCATGATCGTGGCTGGCGAGCGGCGCTGGCGAGCGGCGCAGCTGGCTGGATTAATCGAGATACCGAGTATCATTCGCAGTTTGAGCGATCAGCACCGATTAGAGGTGTCACTGATTGAGAACTTGCAGCGGCGCGACCTCAATCCGCTGGAAACGGCGACGGCCTACATGAAGCTACGCGACCAGTTCAATATGACGCTGGAACAAATCGGCCAGCACGTCGGCGGTAAATCGGTCAGCGCCATTAGCAATACACTGCGCCTCTTGAAATTACCGAGCGTGGTGCGGACGGCGCTGTTTGAAAATAAGATTTCTGAAGGGCAGGCGCGAACATTGGTGGGGCTGCCAGATGACGTGGCGGAGGATTTATTGCAGCAAACGATTGATCAGGGCTGGAGCGTGCGTAAGCTCGAGCAGATGATCGCTGCCTGGAAGCGGGCACAGCAGCCGTCGGGCCCCGCGCCAACTCCAAAGTCAGTCAAGCAGCCGCACGCCTCGTCGGTAGCGCGCCTGTCGAAAAAACTCCGTACTGACATCACGGTTCGCACCAGTAAGCGCGGTGCCGGTCAGATTATCATCCCGTTCAAAGACCAAGCGGATTTTGAGCGGATTCGCGACTTGATTGGCTGATTATTAAAACCCTCTGATCTGTGTGAAGGGGAAAATACGGGCGATGACCGGCCCGACGATATCGTATAGCGGAATGTTGCCCATGCAGTTACGCGAGTCACACGAAAAATTACCCTCACGATTATCACCCATTACGAAAATTGTCCCCTCAGATACTTTGGTATCGACATCGCCGGAGGTGGGGGACTTTGGTTCGTTTTTGTTGACGGTTGTATCGGGGTTAAAGCCGTTCGGATGTTCACTGTTATAAACGGTGACGACGCCATCCTTGACGGTGACGCGCTCACCCGCGAAAGCGATGACCCGTTTGACGATATATTCATCGTGACCGAGGGTTGGATTGTAATTAGGATTTTTAAAGACAATAATTTGACCGCGCTGGGGGATATACTGTTTATTTTGAAGCTGTTTGATCGTGACTGATAGTCGGTCGACGATCAGGCGGTCGTTGGTGTGCATGGTGTTTTCCATGCTTGGTCCCTGCACGCCAAAACTACGAAAGACAAAGGTGTTTATCAAAATCGTCCCGATAATCACCCCAATCACAAAAATAATCAGTCCCAGACTGTCCCTTAGACGAGGGTGTCGATCGAGAAAATGAGCATCCATCCGCCTTATTATACATGGTTTGGTGGCGAAAACCAAAAGCTTGATCGATAGAGAAGTGTGCTATAATAAGGAGCAGTGAAAATTTCAAATAGGAATTCGGTCGATGGATTTGTACCGCGGAGGGCTCAGCGGTCTCGTTTGGGTGGTGTATCGCCGGAGCAGGTAGCTGCTCATCCTCGTCAGGCGGAGCAGCCTACCCCGCAGATACTTGGCCGGCAGCCGATCCAATTACCGCGCCAGTCACTGTCACAAGCTGATCGGGTGCGCCTCGCGGCTTCGTCAACTGCTGATATCGACGAAGATATTAGCAATTCGCTCAAAGATCTTGACATCCAAAAGCCCGAAGCACCCCGTGAAAAGCGCAAGAAATCGCATAAAAAACGTCGCAAGCTAAAGATTATTATCCTGGTGATCGTGGCGCTGATAATTCTGGTGGGTGGATTTTTGCTGTACAAGGCGTGGGTCAATGCGGGGCGAGTGTTTGGTAGCGGTAATCTAATTGACTTGTTTCAGAATCAACCGCTGAAAATGGATGCACACGGGCGGAGCAATATGCTGATCCTCGGTACGACGGATGATGATCCAGACCATCCGGGCGCAACGTTGACCGACTCAATGATGGTGCTGAGTGTTGATCAAAAGAAGCACGATGCCTATATGTTTAGTATTCCGCGCGACTTATACGTGCAGTTTGGGCGAGTTTGTAATTCTGGTCGTGCCGGCAAGATTAACGAATATTTTGACTGTGTTGCCAAGGGTAATGATGAACAGGCTGAAAAGAAGCGGATAGATGCCAGCCGCGAGTTTGTTGGCAAGATTTTTGATATGGATATACAGTACGTAGCACACGTTAATGCTCAGGTAATCAAGGACGCGGTTAATGCGGTTGGTGGTGTGACGGTGAATGTTCAGAGCGACGATCCACGAGGTGTGTTTGACCCGAGCGTCGACTGGATGTGTCGGGAGAAGGGTCTATCAGCAGAGCAGCGGAAACGGCGCTGTCCGACGGGGCATTACATTCATTTCAAGAATGGGCCAAATGAGATGGACGGTGACAAGGCGCTGTATTTCTCGCGAGCGCGTGGAGCGCTGGGCGGTTCGTATGGGCTGGACAAGTCGAACTTTGACCGCGAGAAAAACCAACAGTTGGTGCTGATGGCGCTCAAGAACAAGGCAGCCTCGACAGGCACGCTGACTGATCTTGGCAAGGTGACGGCGCTGATGGACGCCATGGGCAAGAATCTGCGCACTAACGTTGATGCCAAGGAAGTCCGTACGGTGATGGATGTTGCTTCCAAGATCAAGGATACGGACATTCACCGCCTCAGCTTTATTGAAAAAGATAATGTCCTGCTTGGCACGAGTAGTGTTGGTGGCGCCAGTGTGGTCGTGCCGACAGCTGGCCAGTTTGATTATTCGCAAATTCGATCGTTTATCAAGGTGGAAATATACGGTGATGCACTTGCCAAGGAAAAGGCGCGCGTCCTGGTGCTCAATGGCAGTGGCGTGGTCGGAGCCGCCAAATCCGAAGCTGATCGCCTAAAGGCGGCATCACTCAACGTGGTAAGCGTTGGCAATTCACCACAGAAAATTACCGAAAAGTACAGGGTTTATCAGCTGGAGTCAGGCAAGTCCAAGCAGGCTTCTGCCAACAAGATTAAAGAACTGTATGGTGTAACATTAACCGAAGGCAAACCGCCATTTAACCTGCCAGCTGAGGCTGACTTCGTAGTGATAATCGGGCCGTAATTTGGTATAATAGGGTGGCAATGGAGTTTCTGAAAAAAACAGCCAGGCGACGGTCGCTTCTCAGTAATATCGCTTATTATGCACTCAATTTAGGGATGGTGGCAGTCTTGTTCTGGATGTCGCAGGAGATTCATTATCCGTTGGCGGCGATTGTGCTGGTACTCTTAAGCAAGTGGCGGACATTGTCGGTGCGCCCTAAGTTTTGGCTAACGAATATTCAAGGAAGCCTGGTTGACGTGGTGGTTGGTCTCGGTGTGGTGGCGCTGATGTATGCGCCGCAGGCGACGCTGGTGCTACGAATTGCGCTAGCGGTATTTTATGCGATATGGCTTGTCGCTATCAAGCCGCTATCAAAGCGCTGGCAGATGACATTACAGGCGGGTCTCGCGGTATTTATCGGCACGGCAGCACTGTT harbors:
- a CDS encoding DUF3137 domain-containing protein; amino-acid sequence: MCNLAVLSQLLFFARAGGGGSSSGGGGGVALFGIPMVIAISVSGFVKKTTQSKMAAIAVGFLAGLLASLFYLLGGVVIFILVAISALVGAIIGAFTDKISRFRKGSEAAKQAVQQAATQDSAWNEQGIVNYATTVFNRFQYDWERMDLPSIQQYVTPNYARHIGLMLYALQQMGRVNRMKNVAVSEAIITRAYDDANDQNDRVSVSFVASANDELVDVASDAVLHRDTGEFGEQWNFVRSGDGWLLDSIDQETEDPAQLVASMQQFAAQYDMYFSPDWGRLLLPTRGELFKGGFKGTDINNHIIGFWTGNLLVQLYTYVADASNTDSAATYIIGQVNLLKSYGGILVERRDSRFLKRFRAPSGYKKVELEWGDFNKRYQVYATDENQVTSFELLNPSFMAWLYDQDIKVNIEVVDNIVYLYAKISTGEMRYGEMMDILQKSHKELKM
- a CDS encoding NTP transferase domain-containing protein; translation: MITKAIIPVAGWGTRMLPITKSIEKCMLPIGNRPLIDYVVQDCLAAGVRELIFVVGEQSSQLESYYRSNILLNDYLRSRGKDDKLALVAPIDAKLHFVTQPSYGKYGSAVPVALAADYLEDGESAVVLMGDDFMYNADGSSEVARLLAATPDGQCSLLAQEVPGDDISRYGAIVMDEDGNFVEIVEKPKPEEAPSHFANIGKYVLTKQVIQSCADVEISPRGEYELTDAVSNYARAGGVVKVVPAVGMHLDGGNVEGWLHANNVVCGRSGSCSS
- the rplU gene encoding 50S ribosomal protein L21, giving the protein MKAVVKISGKQYIVSEKESLLVDLLPEGTKELTLDALLVIDGDKTTVGTPTVKGVVVKAKVAEAEVKGDKIRVIRYKSKKRVHKETGHRQKYTRIEITSIK
- a CDS encoding AAA family ATPase yields the protein MTKIIAVTNQKGGVGKTTTSINVAYFLAKAGKRTLIVDFDPQGNATSGLGIDKQELGITMTEVVTGQAALNNIIIQTDIKNLSIAPATSHLANTEVELAQAEGRFVRLRQALASLAGYDYVIIDSPPSLSLLTVNGLIAAQYVLLPVQAEFYALEGLGQLMETMKLVRKGLNPHLRLLGVVTTMVDSRTTLSSQVYDEIKKHFADTIFKTTIPRNIRLAEAPSHGVPVGVYDRFSKGSRAYHALTKEIIERIEG
- a CDS encoding ParB/RepB/Spo0J family partition protein, producing MKKGLGRGFDSLIPTNLFDEAFDPTAGQDATMSQLRQIPITDITPDPDQPRRFFDEEALRELADSIRRHGVVQPIVVTPHGAQFMIVAGERRWRAAQLAGLIEIPSIIRSLSDQHRLEVSLIENLQRRDLNPLETATAYMKLRDQFNMTLEQIGQHVGGKSVSAISNTLRLLKLPSVVRTALFENKISEGQARTLVGLPDDVAEDLLQQTIDQGWSVRKLEQMIAAWKRAQQPSGPAPTPKSVKQPHASSVARLSKKLRTDITVRTSKRGAGQIIIPFKDQADFERIRDLIG
- the lepB gene encoding signal peptidase I, encoding MDAHFLDRHPRLRDSLGLIIFVIGVIIGTILINTFVFRSFGVQGPSMENTMHTNDRLIVDRLSVTIKQLQNKQYIPQRGQIIVFKNPNYNPTLGHDEYIVKRVIAFAGERVTVKDGVVTVYNSEHPNGFNPDTTVNKNEPKSPTSGDVDTKVSEGTIFVMGDNREGNFSCDSRNCMGNIPLYDIVGPVIARIFPFTQIRGF